The DNA sequence TCCACGTAGGGGGTCACATAGCCGATGCGCAGGCGGGTGTTGGTGAGGCCCAGCTCGGGAATGAACCGTTCCCGTTCCACGGGCGTGAAGAGGAAGGCGTAGCCGATGCCGTACTGGAATCGGCCGGCGTGCTCCAGCCCCGCCTTGGCGCCCATCACCCGCACGTTGCGGTTGCTGATGAAGCCTCCGCGCACATCGAGTTTGGCCACGAAGCGCGGCTCCTGTTCCGCGAACAGCGAGATGCTGTCCAGCAGCTGCGCACGGGCGGGCAGGACGACCAGCAGCAGGAGCAGGACCGGCGGAAGGCGCATGCCCCAAAGAACGCAAAGCCCGCGCTGTTCGCGCGGGCTTTGTCCTCCCGAGGGTCGTCGACCCTTGGGACAAGGGATCAGTGCTCCTCCTCGCCCTCTTCAATGGGCACGGTCTGCGGCACGAAGTCCTCCGCCTTGCCGGGCTTGCTGTAGTCGTAGGGCCAGCGGTACACGGTGGGGATGGGTCCGGGCCAGTTGCCGTGGATGTGCTCCACCGGCGTGGTCCACTCCAGCGTGTTGCTGCGCCAGGGGTTCTGCACCGCCTTGGGTCCGCGCCACACGCTGTAGAAGAAGTTGTAGGTGAAGATCACCTGGGCCAGCGCACCGGTGATGGCGAAGAAGGTCACCAGCACGTTCAGGTCGGTGACCCCGTCGAACATGGGGAACTCCGTGTAGCTGTAATAGCGGCGCGGGGCACCGGCCAGGCCGATGAAGTGCATGGGGAAGAAGACCCCGAAGGCGCAGATGAAGGTGATCCAGAAATGGGCATAGCCCAGCTTCGTGTTCATCATCCTCCCGTACATCTTGGGGAACCAGTGGTACACCCCGGCGAACATGCCGAAGATGGCGCTCATGCCCATCACGATGTGGAAGTGGGCCACCACGAAGTAGGTGTCATGCACGTTGATGTCCAGCGCGCTGTCGGCCAGGATGATGCCCGTGAGACCGCCCGCGATGAAGGTGGCCACCAGGCCGATGCTGAACAGCATGGCCGGCGTGAGCACGATGTTGCCCTTCCACAGCGTGGTGATGTAGTTGAACACCTTCACCGCCGATGGTATGGCGATGAGCAATGTGGTGAAGACGAAAACGCTGCCCAGGAAGGGGTTCATGCCGGTGATGAACATGTGGTGGCCCCACACGATGAAGCTGAGGAAGCCGATCGCGAGGATGGAGCCGATCATGGCGCGGTAGCCGAAGATGGGTTTGCGCGCGTTGGTGGAGATGATCTCCGAGGTGATGCCCAGTGCGGGCAGCAGCACGATGTACACCTCCGGGTGGCCGAGGAACCAGAAGAGGTGCTGGAAGAGGATGGGGCTGCCGCCCACCTGGTCCAGCGCTTCGCCGGCCACGTGGATGTCGCTCAGGTAGAAGCTGGTGCCCATGCTGCGGTCCATCAGCAGCAGCAGCGCGGCGCTGAGCAGCACGGGGAAGCTGAGGATGCCCAGCACGGCGGTGATGAAGATGGCCCAGATCGTCAGCGGCAGGCGGGTCATCTTCATGCCCTTGGTGCGCAGGTTCAGGATGGTGACCACGTAGTTGAGGCCGCCCATCAGCGAACTGGCGATGAAGAGCGTCATGCTCACCAGCCACAGCGTCATGCCCGCGCCGGAACCGGGTATCGTCTGGGGCAGCGCGCTCAGCGGCGGGTACACGGTCCATCCGCTGGAGGCCGGTCCGCCTTCCACGAAGAGCGAGGCGAGCATCACCATGCTGCTCATGAAGAAGAACCAGTAGCTGAGCATGTTGATGAAACCGCTGGCCATGTCGCGCGCGCCCACCTGCAAGGGGATGAGCAGGTTGGCGAAGGTGCCGGAGAGGCCGCCTGTGAGCACGAAGAACACCATGATGGTGCCGTGGATCGTGACCAGCGCCAGGTACATGTTGGGATCAAGCACACCGCCCGGTGCCCACTTGTCGCCCAGGAAGAAGTTGGCGAAGGCGAAGCCCTCGCCGGGCCAGGCCAGCTGCAGGCGGAAGAGGATGGACATGATCACCGCCACCCAGGCCATGAAGATGGCCGTGACCAGGAATTGCTTCCCGATCATCTTGTGGTCCTGCGAGAAGATCCACTTCGAGATGAAGCTCTCCTCGTGGTGGTGTGCGTGGTGCGCGTCGTGCGCGGTGGTGCTGGCGCCCATGGCTCGATTATGCTTGCGTTCAGTTCATGCGCAGGGCGGCCTGTGCGCCGTTGCCCGCGTCCCCGCCTTCCCCGGCCTTCGCCTCCTCAGCGGCCTGGAAAGGCTTCTTCATGGCCTCGGTGTACCAGGCCTCGTACTCGGCGGCGGTGGTCACCGTCAATGGCATCTGCATGTTGTAATGGCTGGCCCCGCAGATCTTGTTGCACAGCAAAATGAAGTCGAAGTTCTGGTCCTTCATGATGTGCGTGCGCATGCTGTCCGTGGTGATCGTGGGCACCATCTTCATGCGGGTGGTCATGCCCGGCACGGCGTTCATCTGCGAGCGCAGGTGGGGGATGTAGGCGCTGTGGATCACATCGCGGCTGCGGATCAGCAGCAGGGCCTCCTGGCCCTTGGGCAGGTAGAAGTCCTTGGTCACCACATCATCGCGGCCGGCGAAATAGGGACTGGCCTGACCCTTCTCCTCGATGTCCAGCTCCATGGTGGTGCGCAGGTTCAATAAGCGTGCACGATGGCGGCGGAGTCTTTCGGCCTGATCGTTCATCTCGGCGATGCGCGAGGCGGGCAGCACCTCCTTCATCGCCAGTTCCAATCCGGCGATCTCCTCCTCCATCTCCGCCAGGCGGCCGGCCACGCTCTCTGGCGTGGCGATGCCCAGCGGGTTGGTGCCATTGATCAGGCGGAAATCCGTGGCGCCGAGGATGCCGTCCCCACCGGGGTAGCGCGCGGTCCAGTCGAACTGCTTGGCATAGAGCTCCACCTCCAGGGCATCAGGGCCGGGCGCATCGGTGATGCGGTTCCAGGTGGTGAGGCCGTAGATGATGATCACGGCCAGCACGGCGGCGGGGATCACCGTCCAGATCAGCTCCAGCTTGTTGTTGTGCGGGTACCAGAACGCGCGGCGGTCCTTGCTGTGGATGTACTTGGCGGCGAAGACGAAGAGCAGCACGTTGGTGATGACGAAGGCGATGATCAGGATGATCCAGTTGAAGTTCAGGAGCCAGTCGGTGTCCACCCCGTGCTCGCTGGCGGCCACCGGCAGCATCCGGTCCTTGTAGCGCAGCCACAGCCACAGGAAGAAGCCGAAGTAGGCGATCATGAAGACCCACATCAGACGGGCATTCATGCGGTTGTCCGCCGCGGAGATCTCCTCCTCGCGTTTGCCGCGCAGGCGCGAGGTGAGTTCATAGACCCGCACCAACTGGGCGATCGCCAGGATGCCCAGGAGAATGACGAGCAGTATCAGCAACTTGGTCATCGTTCGTGTACCATTTCAACCCTCGAAGGCGGGCGGTTGTTCTTGCGTTCGTTGGCCTGCGGCACGGGCACCGGCACCGCGCGAGGCTCCCGCTTGGTGAGCAGGGCCGCGAGGTTGCGGAGCAGGTCCTTGGCGCGCATGGCGATCATATCTGGTGGTGCACGCTTTCCTCCAGGAAGGGGTGGTCCACCGGGGTGAGTGGCGCTTCGGCCAGGGTCTTGAGGACGCGCATGATGAAGGCGCCGAGGAAGAGGGTGAACATGCCCACTTCGAGCAGGCCCACGCCGTGGAACTCCTTGCCCAGCGCGCCGGGCATCACCACCAGGATGATGTCCAGCCAATGGCCGATGAAGACCACCGCGCCCACACCGATGAGGAAGCGGGCGTTGCGCTTGGCGTCGCGGCTCATCAGCAACACCATGGGCACGGCGAAATTGATGAAGAACACCGTCCACATCAGACCGGGATGCTCGCCGATGCGCTGCTGGAAGTAGGTGATCTCCTCGGGGATGTTGCTGTACCAGATCAGCATGAACTGGCTGAAGTAGAGATAGGTCCACAGGAAGCTGATGGCGAAGACCCACTTGCCCATGTCGTGGATGTGGCTGCTGTTCACCTGGGGCAGATGGCCCTTGCGCTTCAGGTAGAGCACGATGACCACGGCGGTGATCATGGCGCTGACCCACATGCCGCTGAAAACATACCAGCCGAAGAGGGTGCTGAACCAGTGCGCGTCGATGCTCATGAGCCAATCCCAGGCGAGGGTGCTGCTGAACACGGCGAAGAACACCAGGAAGAGGGCGCCGCGGCGGTACATCAGCTTGTGGGTCTTCACGAGCTGTTCACCGCTCTGCTTGTCCATCTCCAGACTGCGCTGGCGGAACCAACGGGCGAAGAAGACGAATACGCCGAGATAAAGCAGCGTGCGAAGCCAGAAGAAGGGCAGGTTCAGGAAGGCGCTTTTTCCGGCGATGAGGGCATCATAATTCGGGTTGGCCACCGCGCCGGGGTCGCTGGCCTGGGCGGGTTTCGCGTCGGCGCCTTCGCCGATCACGTATTCGTGGTAAAGTGAGCCGTCCATCCAGTGGTAGAGATGGTTCAGGTGCGCGCTGCTGGCGATGAACACGAGCAGCAACACGAAGGCCCCTACCGGGATCCACCCCAGGATGGCCTCATGCACGCGGCGTACCAGCACGTACCAGGCGGTCTCCGTGGCGTTCTGCAACGCGTAGAAGAAGAGTGCGCCCAGGCCGATGCCGAGGAAGAAGAAACCGTTGACGAGCAGATTGGCCCAGGTGCGCTGATGGTGGTCGCTATGGTCGCCGAGCATGCCGACCAGCGTGGCCACCGCGCCCAGGACGATCAGCGCCAAGGCGATGCCGCGGGCCCGTTTGCTGAAGGTGAAGTTCATCGCTGCTGTTGCGTTATCGCGTTCAGTTCGCCGCCATGGCCCCGGGCATCTGGCCACCGGCCTGCAGATATTTCACGTACTGCACCACCAGCCAGCGCTCCTCCTTGTCGAGTTGTGAGGCGTGGCTGCCCATGGCGCCCTTGCCGTGGGTGAGGGTGTGGTACATCTTGCCCTCGGGCAATTCCTTCAACTGCGCACCATCGTAAGCGGGCGGTTGAGGATACTTGTCGTTGGAGCGCTGGACGGCGGGTCCGTCGCCCTGGCCCTTTTCGCCGTGGCAGTGCTGGCAGAACTTGCCGTAGATCACCTTGCCCTTCTCCACGGTGGCCTCGGTCATGGCGACGGGGCTCTTCAACTCGCGGCCGGCCTGCTCATAACCGTCGGGCGTGTTCGGGTAGGGATAGGGCATCATGAACTCCGCCTTGGCGGGATCCGCCGCGAAGGGGATGGTGCCGTCGGCCGGTCTGCGCGCGCTGGGGCGCTCGCGCTGCTCACGCGCCAGGTCCTCGCCGTAGTGGTAGGGGTCCTGGCCGAAGTCCACATAGGCCTCGATGGCGGGGCTGCGGTACATGTCGGGCATGTACTCCACGCCGGGGCTGTTGGGGTCGCGGCCGCAGGAACTCAGCAGCAGCAGCACCGTGGCCGTGGCCAGGGCGCCGAGGGTGATCGTGTGCATGTGCCTGGTCATCGCGCGCTCAGTACTGGCGTTCGTTGATCTCCAACACGGCGGTCTCGCGCAGCAGGCCGGTGATGGCCGTGGCGTCATGGCCGTGGTTGTCGGCCGTGCGGATCTCCATGATGAACTTGTCGTCGGTGCTGCGCGGGTCGGGGTTGCGGGCCGGCATGCCGGGCAGCGTCTTGTTGCGGATCAGGTAGGTGATGGCCATGCCGTGCGCGGCGCAGAGCACCGTGAACTCGAAGGTCACCGGGATGAAGGCCGGCAGGTTCTTGTACATCGCCTGGCTGGGTTTGCCACCGATGTTCATCGGCCAGTCGAAGATGTTGAAGTACCAGATGCCGAGCAGCGCCAGACAGGTGCCGCCGATGCCGAACATGAAGGCCACGATGCCCAGGCGGGTACGCTTGATGCCGATGATCGGGTCGATGCCATGCACCGGGAAAGGTGAGAACACGTCCTTCACCCGGATGCCGTTGGACACCAGTTTCCGGGCCCCGTCCTTCAAAAGCTCGGGATCCTCGTAAACGGCGTAGATGACCTTGTTCGCCATGGGGGATCAGTGATGGTGTTGGTTCTTGGCGGCGTCCAGTTTGTAGCTCTCGCCGCTCACCTTCAGGATGGACTTCACCTCATTGAGCGCCAGCACCGGGAAGAAGCGCGCGAAGAGCAGGTACAGGGTGAAGAAGATGCCGATGGTGCCGATGAACACGCCCACATCCACCCAGGTGGGGTGGAACATGGTCCAGCTGCTGGGCAGGTAGTCGCGGTGCAGGCTGGTGACGATGATCACGAAGCGCTCGAACCACATGCCCACGTTCACCACGATGCTCATGAAGAAGGTGAAGGCCAGGTTGGTGCGCAGCTTCTTGAACCAGAAGAGCTGCGGGCTGATGACGTTGCAGGTCATCATGATCCAGTAGGCCCAGAGATAGGGGCCGGTGGCGCGGTTGATGAAGGCGTAGCTCTCGTACTCCACGCCGCTGTACCAGCTGATGAACAACTCGGTGATGTACGCCACGCCCACGATGGAGCCGGTGACGATGATCACGATGTTCATGTACTCCACGTGCTTCACCGTGATGTAGTTCTCCAGATGCATCACCTTGCGCATCACCAGCAGCAGGGTGAGCACCATGGCGAAGCCGCTGAACACGGCACCACTGACGAAGTAGGGCGGGAAGATGGTGGTGTGCCAGCCGGGGATCACCGAAGTGGCGAAGTCGAAGCTCACCACCGAGTGCACCGAGAACACCAGCGGGGTGGCGATGCCGGCCAGCACCAGGCTCACCTCCTCGAAGCGCGTCCAGGCCTTGGCATTGCCCGTCCAGCCGAAGCTGAGGATGCCATAGACCTTCTTCATGCCGGGCTTCACCACCTTGTCGCGGATGGTGGCGAAGTCGGGGATCAGGCCGATGTACCAGAACACGAGCGATACGCTGAAGTAGGTGCTGATGGCGAACACGTCCCACAGCAGCGGGCTGTTGAAGTTCACCCAGAGGCTGCCGAACTGGTTGGGCAGTGGCAGCACCCAATAGCTCATCCAGATGCGGCCCATGTGGATGCCGGGGAAGGTGGCCGCCATGATCACGGCGAAGATGGTCATGGCCTCCGCGGAGCGGTTGATGGCCATGCGCCATTTCTGGCGGAAGAGCAGCAGCACCGCGCTGATGAGCGTGCCGGCGTGGCCGATGCCCACCCACCACACGAAGTTGGTGATGTCCCAGGCCCAGTCCACCGTCTTGTTCAGGCCCCACACGCCCACGCCCTTGCTGATCAGGTAGAGGATGCAGCCGGTGCCGTAGGCGGCGATCAGGCCGGCGATGGCCGTGAGGATGTACCAGCCGCGCGGCGCCTTGTTCTCGATGGGCCGCACGATGTCCTCCGTGATGTCATGGTAGGTCTTGTGGCCCAGGATGAG is a window from the Flavobacteriales bacterium genome containing:
- the nrfD gene encoding polysulfide reductase NrfD, coding for MHAEAAIREPLILGHKTYHDITEDIVRPIENKAPRGWYILTAIAGLIAAYGTGCILYLISKGVGVWGLNKTVDWAWDITNFVWWVGIGHAGTLISAVLLLFRQKWRMAINRSAEAMTIFAVIMAATFPGIHMGRIWMSYWVLPLPNQFGSLWVNFNSPLLWDVFAISTYFSVSLVFWYIGLIPDFATIRDKVVKPGMKKVYGILSFGWTGNAKAWTRFEEVSLVLAGIATPLVFSVHSVVSFDFATSVIPGWHTTIFPPYFVSGAVFSGFAMVLTLLLVMRKVMHLENYITVKHVEYMNIVIIVTGSIVGVAYITELFISWYSGVEYESYAFINRATGPYLWAYWIMMTCNVISPQLFWFKKLRTNLAFTFFMSIVVNVGMWFERFVIIVTSLHRDYLPSSWTMFHPTWVDVGVFIGTIGIFFTLYLLFARFFPVLALNEVKSILKVSGESYKLDAAKNQHHH
- a CDS encoding cbb3-type cytochrome c oxidase subunit I, with translation MGASTTAHDAHHAHHHEESFISKWIFSQDHKMIGKQFLVTAIFMAWVAVIMSILFRLQLAWPGEGFAFANFFLGDKWAPGGVLDPNMYLALVTIHGTIMVFFVLTGGLSGTFANLLIPLQVGARDMASGFINMLSYWFFFMSSMVMLASLFVEGGPASSGWTVYPPLSALPQTIPGSGAGMTLWLVSMTLFIASSLMGGLNYVVTILNLRTKGMKMTRLPLTIWAIFITAVLGILSFPVLLSAALLLLMDRSMGTSFYLSDIHVAGEALDQVGGSPILFQHLFWFLGHPEVYIVLLPALGITSEIISTNARKPIFGYRAMIGSILAIGFLSFIVWGHHMFITGMNPFLGSVFVFTTLLIAIPSAVKVFNYITTLWKGNIVLTPAMLFSIGLVATFIAGGLTGIILADSALDINVHDTYFVVAHFHIVMGMSAIFGMFAGVYHWFPKMYGRMMNTKLGYAHFWITFICAFGVFFPMHFIGLAGAPRRYYSYTEFPMFDGVTDLNVLVTFFAITGALAQVIFTYNFFYSVWRGPKAVQNPWRSNTLEWTTPVEHIHGNWPGPIPTVYRWPYDYSKPGKAEDFVPQTVPIEEGEEEH
- a CDS encoding c-type cytochrome translates to MHTITLGALATATVLLLLSSCGRDPNSPGVEYMPDMYRSPAIEAYVDFGQDPYHYGEDLAREQRERPSARRPADGTIPFAADPAKAEFMMPYPYPNTPDGYEQAGRELKSPVAMTEATVEKGKVIYGKFCQHCHGEKGQGDGPAVQRSNDKYPQPPAYDGAQLKELPEGKMYHTLTHGKGAMGSHASQLDKEERWLVVQYVKYLQAGGQMPGAMAAN
- a CDS encoding quinol:cytochrome C oxidoreductase; its protein translation is MVLGAVATLVGMLGDHSDHHQRTWANLLVNGFFFLGIGLGALFFYALQNATETAWYVLVRRVHEAILGWIPVGAFVLLLVFIASSAHLNHLYHWMDGSLYHEYVIGEGADAKPAQASDPGAVANPNYDALIAGKSAFLNLPFFWLRTLLYLGVFVFFARWFRQRSLEMDKQSGEQLVKTHKLMYRRGALFLVFFAVFSSTLAWDWLMSIDAHWFSTLFGWYVFSGMWVSAMITAVVIVLYLKRKGHLPQVNSSHIHDMGKWVFAISFLWTYLYFSQFMLIWYSNIPEEITYFQQRIGEHPGLMWTVFFINFAVPMVLLMSRDAKRNARFLIGVGAVVFIGHWLDIILVVMPGALGKEFHGVGLLEVGMFTLFLGAFIMRVLKTLAEAPLTPVDHPFLEESVHHQI
- a CDS encoding cytochrome c oxidase subunit II, with amino-acid sequence MTKLLILLVILLGILAIAQLVRVYELTSRLRGKREEEISAADNRMNARLMWVFMIAYFGFFLWLWLRYKDRMLPVAASEHGVDTDWLLNFNWIILIIAFVITNVLLFVFAAKYIHSKDRRAFWYPHNNKLELIWTVIPAAVLAVIIIYGLTTWNRITDAPGPDALEVELYAKQFDWTARYPGGDGILGATDFRLINGTNPLGIATPESVAGRLAEMEEEIAGLELAMKEVLPASRIAEMNDQAERLRRHRARLLNLRTTMELDIEEKGQASPYFAGRDDVVTKDFYLPKGQEALLLIRSRDVIHSAYIPHLRSQMNAVPGMTTRMKMVPTITTDSMRTHIMKDQNFDFILLCNKICGASHYNMQMPLTVTTAAEYEAWYTEAMKKPFQAAEEAKAGEGGDAGNGAQAALRMN
- a CDS encoding DUF3341 domain-containing protein, producing MANKVIYAVYEDPELLKDGARKLVSNGIRVKDVFSPFPVHGIDPIIGIKRTRLGIVAFMFGIGGTCLALLGIWYFNIFDWPMNIGGKPSQAMYKNLPAFIPVTFEFTVLCAAHGMAITYLIRNKTLPGMPARNPDPRSTDDKFIMEIRTADNHGHDATAITGLLRETAVLEINERQY